The following coding sequences are from one Bacillus mycoides window:
- a CDS encoding terminase gpP N-terminus-related DNA-binding protein, with the protein MIEQDNKNTNEHMESNNTNSSHEDAFEKAWRITEFSKLVGRHHNTVYNWFNTLEEKGLHGTLRTNNTNEKLYNTLDLDIALFIKLKRDEKWSLDAIIELLPHQFELRPVSPENQTSEVSTQLNMQEAAATIEKIVEQKIQIHLQNIELEYQGKFEDAIRAVLPEPEDPEMVKERQRQERLDNMIIQHRARTELRKQAEREWSAQPEETRIKKVGWFKKEEDLARKQLFIENYIDENMIEYMKNVMKTEK; encoded by the coding sequence ATGATTGAACAAGATAACAAAAATACAAATGAACATATGGAGTCAAATAATACAAACTCTAGTCATGAAGATGCTTTTGAAAAAGCTTGGCGAATAACAGAGTTTTCAAAACTAGTAGGCCGACATCATAACACTGTGTACAATTGGTTCAATACCCTAGAGGAAAAGGGGTTACACGGAACATTAAGAACCAATAATACAAATGAAAAGCTATATAACACACTGGATTTAGACATAGCTTTATTTATCAAGCTAAAGAGGGATGAAAAGTGGTCGCTAGATGCAATTATTGAGCTTTTACCACATCAATTTGAACTAAGACCAGTTTCTCCAGAAAATCAAACCAGTGAAGTCTCAACTCAATTAAACATGCAGGAAGCTGCAGCGACTATTGAAAAAATAGTCGAGCAAAAGATTCAAATACATTTACAAAACATTGAATTAGAGTATCAAGGAAAGTTTGAAGATGCTATACGTGCGGTGCTACCTGAACCAGAAGACCCTGAAATGGTAAAAGAGCGTCAAAGACAAGAAAGACTAGATAATATGATAATTCAACATAGAGCGCGTACAGAGTTAAGAAAACAAGCTGAAAGAGAGTGGAGCGCACAACCAGAAGAAACTCGTATTAAAAAAGTTGGCTGGTTTAAAAAAGAGGAAGATCTTGCGAGAAAACAACTTTTCATAGAAAACTATATTGATGAGAACATGATTGAATACATGAAAAATGTAATGAAAACAGAAAAATAA
- a CDS encoding cell division protein FtsZ produces MAKNFLKNEVAVKMTMVGFGQAGTRMVDKFAEYKHTDGTAVYNCLALNSNDGDLAELKHVPKSNQVSLKLGGLGKNPERAVKVLESNDDAKDKLKEFITERVRPSDELVLFFAGLGGGTGTSTIIKAIEEFSAFHNKPVIAEELKSMAMKIPREELIANQQKYARIAFNNAIERKDFIKMGIVVTLPVRADGPDVLRQVNKFSQEIWKLANDPAKGVAFVVFADNQHFYDEFKGLNENEKKGIANSRDYANQRIGDIIHELNTAANGSGTSVILDSQDFKRILLERRGCLVINKVSRNMNQIENSKEIVDMFSESLKGSSFHHPIDLMKTNENGDLEASKVHHFGMLAILDEQKNIDDSFMDDAKVEVTNKLPINGTVFNGYLVSKNDFMGSVYTFYKTDALPSRLSKGLVEEYNEFKEKQNQIQYKKSQITTIEEQDSDDDFNINFGDYFEIEPAKDEEQNAPNDEELAAFMDPDKMFGAK; encoded by the coding sequence ATGGCAAAAAACTTTCTAAAAAATGAAGTCGCGGTAAAAATGACTATGGTTGGTTTTGGGCAAGCTGGTACTAGAATGGTAGATAAGTTTGCTGAGTATAAGCATACAGATGGTACAGCAGTATATAATTGTCTTGCATTAAATAGTAATGACGGAGATTTAGCTGAACTGAAGCATGTTCCAAAAAGCAATCAGGTTTCACTAAAATTAGGTGGTTTAGGTAAGAATCCTGAGCGTGCTGTAAAGGTTTTAGAATCTAATGATGATGCTAAAGATAAATTAAAGGAATTTATTACAGAACGTGTAAGACCATCTGATGAATTAGTGTTATTTTTTGCTGGTTTAGGCGGTGGAACAGGTACATCTACAATTATTAAAGCAATTGAAGAATTCTCTGCTTTTCATAATAAGCCTGTTATCGCGGAAGAACTAAAAAGTATGGCAATGAAAATTCCTAGAGAAGAACTAATAGCAAATCAACAAAAGTATGCAAGAATTGCTTTCAATAATGCAATTGAACGTAAAGATTTCATTAAAATGGGTATTGTGGTTACACTTCCAGTTAGAGCAGATGGACCTGATGTACTGAGACAAGTAAATAAGTTTTCACAAGAAATTTGGAAGCTAGCAAATGATCCGGCTAAAGGCGTAGCATTTGTTGTGTTTGCAGATAATCAACATTTTTATGATGAGTTTAAAGGATTAAATGAAAATGAGAAAAAAGGTATTGCAAACTCACGGGACTATGCAAACCAGCGCATTGGAGATATTATTCATGAGTTAAACACAGCTGCAAACGGCTCAGGAACATCTGTAATTTTAGATTCCCAAGACTTTAAACGAATTCTTCTAGAAAGAAGAGGCTGCTTAGTAATTAATAAGGTTTCACGTAACATGAATCAAATTGAAAATAGTAAAGAAATTGTAGATATGTTCTCAGAATCATTGAAAGGAAGCTCATTCCACCATCCAATTGATCTAATGAAGACAAATGAAAATGGAGATTTAGAGGCATCAAAAGTTCATCATTTTGGTATGTTGGCAATTTTAGATGAACAAAAGAACATTGATGATTCATTTATGGATGACGCTAAGGTAGAAGTTACAAACAAACTACCAATCAATGGAACTGTTTTTAATGGATATCTAGTTAGTAAGAATGACTTTATGGGCAGTGTGTATACATTCTATAAAACAGATGCACTACCATCTCGCTTATCTAAAGGATTAGTCGAAGAATACAATGAATTTAAAGAAAAACAAAACCAAATACAATATAAAAAGTCTCAAATTACAACTATTGAAGAACAAGATTCAGATGATGATTTCAACATTAATTTTGGTGATTACTTTGAAATAGAACCAGCTAAAGATGAAGAACAGAATGCACCAAATGATGAAGAATTAGCTGCATTTATGGATCCAGATAAAATGTTTGGAGCAAAATAA
- a CDS encoding replication-relaxation family protein, whose translation MKKSFDHAVKYIVGENDRGVYFNRSDIFTVLFLYEQRTVSQIQLRKFYELISGEPISRTTFSSKLTKWAKMKLIKKENISVRKKRGFTLDFVSIASKGAEILYRLKLITDCSTSFVTKRHYEHNIAITQFVLNLLEAESQNEHTGAIVGGNGDYLFPLNSIVKQNLHLPNLMYSDSNDVYFLYEDEEYREMFQPELQPFSFQPDLPQLVYSFRPSKEFYPDSKGNPLIIPDWVITCNDSIINIEVDTGSENIPFLENKLKKYLDIAAANPSKQFYVLFSVIDDSYHTISTYKKRTTRVTNLKKSFSNIPRLSVVNNLNVYVCNMGGSALVINNILQEIREINSLSKGHLLKKITERLNINSSFPYSVEWISNKNEIQAKGIQHSKLLELTDDILVLRKKSSDEEKKSLDYLEILCILTILKVGEVNTHFKLQQLSGLLAMQNQQRTLNPIKLMGIYVADELEHGQQAIFTDLYHNSIAPEHILLATSAELLNFTAVFYSLKERVKQEFGECSSKEY comes from the coding sequence TTGAAAAAATCATTTGATCATGCCGTTAAATATATCGTCGGAGAAAATGATCGTGGAGTTTATTTTAATCGTTCTGACATTTTTACAGTTTTGTTTTTATATGAACAACGAACAGTATCTCAAATTCAATTACGAAAATTTTATGAATTGATAAGTGGGGAGCCTATAAGTCGAACAACATTTTCATCCAAGTTAACTAAGTGGGCAAAAATGAAATTAATAAAAAAAGAAAATATAAGTGTGAGAAAAAAGCGCGGCTTTACATTGGATTTCGTTTCTATCGCTTCTAAAGGAGCAGAAATATTATATCGTTTAAAATTAATTACTGATTGCAGTACCTCGTTTGTTACCAAAAGGCACTACGAACACAATATAGCTATTACACAATTTGTGCTAAATCTACTTGAAGCAGAATCCCAAAATGAACATACCGGTGCAATTGTAGGTGGTAATGGAGATTATCTTTTTCCGCTAAACTCAATTGTAAAGCAAAACTTACATTTGCCCAACCTAATGTATTCCGATTCAAATGATGTTTACTTTTTATACGAAGATGAAGAGTATCGCGAAATGTTTCAACCAGAACTTCAACCCTTTTCCTTCCAACCAGATTTACCTCAACTCGTTTATTCATTTCGTCCATCTAAAGAGTTTTATCCAGACTCAAAGGGAAACCCTTTAATAATTCCTGATTGGGTTATTACTTGTAACGATTCTATTATCAATATTGAAGTTGATACAGGATCAGAAAACATTCCATTTTTAGAAAATAAACTAAAAAAATATCTCGATATCGCTGCTGCTAACCCATCTAAACAGTTTTACGTGTTATTTTCAGTGATTGATGACTCCTATCACACAATTTCTACTTACAAAAAAAGGACTACACGTGTAACAAATTTAAAAAAATCTTTCAGCAATATACCACGTTTAAGTGTAGTGAATAACCTAAATGTTTACGTATGTAATATGGGTGGATCGGCACTTGTAATAAATAATATTCTTCAAGAAATTCGCGAAATTAATAGTTTAAGCAAAGGTCATCTGCTCAAAAAAATCACTGAACGCTTAAATATAAATTCTTCTTTCCCTTATTCGGTAGAGTGGATATCTAATAAAAATGAAATTCAAGCGAAAGGGATTCAGCATTCTAAACTACTTGAGCTTACAGATGACATTTTGGTATTACGAAAAAAATCATCTGATGAAGAAAAAAAATCTTTAGATTACTTAGAAATATTATGTATATTAACAATACTTAAGGTAGGGGAGGTTAACACACACTTTAAATTACAACAATTATCAGGATTGTTGGCCATGCAAAATCAACAACGAACACTAAACCCAATTAAGCTAATGGGGATATATGTAGCGGATGAATTAGAGCATGGGCAGCAGGCCATTTTTACTGACTTGTATCACAATTCCATAGCACCAGAGCATATTTTATTGGCTACTTCTGCTGAATTGCTTAATTTCACCGCTGTTTTTTATTCGTTAAAAGAGAGGGTGAAACAAGAATTTGGAGAATGCAGTTCAAAAGAATACTGA
- a CDS encoding type IV secretory system conjugative DNA transfer family protein: protein MENAVQKNTELNTTPGNGEGPKSGKSKQKSYTVTIDITKSWKYRLAARSSYYVITLLLLLAWYFSLRGIYKYASFWSFQMGAPLPTLSIFGNPFDTHYYIETFFSFWILIYTWQLSTKVKTYQEIKRRWFIFSMMLIGIVAQYLWAFSVPLAKIFIPFLNSKAGEVSLNDKGLEDTILSNFSNIMHLVFAIPVIIIILVLLWLFKIFYEHKKELLDEFGKWEYVFKIPGWMLSFLNDDRQRKLATSLHRFFTEKNPSKLPEPDIFLGPNSATREMAVIQGKSLTLNIMIIGNIGTGKSAALGLPIANQILDYMASMINNFKTLYARKDYHSEDVKGTQVNGLTVIEPSNDFCEKVYNLVLAHKIPDSVIFYLDPTNPDTPSINFVRGPVDKVAEMLCSVLTGLSDNGAGNPFFVQSERSHLKQHIYLLKLHDSKFEARFEHLIDMYNDANLVFEMHLKLKERLPNDIEAIPDRDERNHWRIMKQVDEWFDLNYVPEISGGRGGGEVVYHTEGKYYGQPKIIDKQETFVRGLRNTLNDISAQPLLRRVLCGSSNFDFEKHLEFGGILLINTAKGELSDLSDVFGKLCLYAVQNAVFRRKPNVSPYHPVLVDEFADYIYKAFKSFPAQSRKYKAPLIVIAQTISQLAIEHGPRFMDILLGTFRNKLVYGDVTNEDAKLFSKLMGTKTIYEAREGDQEIDMVTAETKTQSTRRTSYSYSKTEVPILSENDILIQKAFQCAAKIVKDNAPQGGIQVNANFVPATEFKTAKIQVDAEAAVYWLKIREESLNVEIKYEDYVTDTDVDIEETVIEELSTPKTVPTAIEGWLQTLNPDTYDFYNNEDDTDNEDELTNTQPVQDHSRNSAPKLEKEDTTVSIPTSNTTEHAEINEVINVQKENVSDTSKHREPIELNKKAPVITETPIEVSRTKHTPQYREPAYTSTVTHNQPEQEIQRTAEINGKNTTSNLTMQWLQQMTATASQDDENTLPLDEMEGGSRLHNRKVAEVTPESAAIKDKLSQYIEGDIDND, encoded by the coding sequence TTGGAGAATGCAGTTCAAAAGAATACTGAACTCAATACAACACCAGGTAATGGGGAGGGTCCAAAATCGGGAAAGAGCAAACAAAAATCCTATACAGTCACAATCGACATTACAAAAAGTTGGAAATATCGATTAGCAGCTCGCTCATCATACTACGTTATTACATTACTACTGCTACTAGCTTGGTATTTTTCTTTAAGAGGGATATATAAGTACGCTTCTTTCTGGTCATTTCAAATGGGAGCTCCATTACCTACCTTAAGTATCTTTGGTAATCCGTTCGATACTCATTATTACATTGAAACATTTTTTAGCTTTTGGATATTAATTTATACTTGGCAGCTTTCAACTAAGGTTAAGACATATCAGGAGATAAAACGTAGATGGTTTATTTTCTCAATGATGTTAATCGGAATTGTTGCCCAGTACTTATGGGCGTTTAGTGTTCCATTAGCTAAGATATTCATACCATTCTTAAATTCAAAAGCTGGGGAAGTTTCACTAAATGACAAAGGATTAGAGGATACTATACTTTCAAATTTTAGTAATATCATGCACCTTGTATTTGCTATACCTGTAATTATTATTATTCTCGTACTCTTATGGCTCTTTAAGATTTTTTATGAACATAAAAAAGAGCTTTTAGATGAATTCGGAAAATGGGAATACGTATTTAAAATACCTGGTTGGATGCTTTCCTTTTTGAATGATGATCGTCAACGAAAACTTGCTACTTCATTACACAGATTTTTCACTGAAAAAAATCCATCAAAATTGCCAGAACCCGATATCTTTCTTGGTCCTAACAGTGCTACACGGGAAATGGCAGTAATACAGGGCAAGTCTTTAACACTTAATATAATGATCATCGGTAACATTGGTACAGGTAAATCAGCTGCACTAGGTTTACCAATTGCTAATCAAATTCTTGACTATATGGCTTCAATGATTAATAACTTTAAAACCTTATATGCAAGAAAAGATTATCATTCAGAGGATGTAAAAGGAACGCAGGTAAATGGTCTTACAGTTATCGAGCCATCTAATGACTTCTGCGAAAAGGTATATAACTTGGTATTGGCACACAAGATTCCCGATAGTGTTATTTTCTATTTAGATCCAACAAATCCTGATACCCCTTCAATAAATTTCGTACGTGGTCCAGTTGATAAAGTTGCTGAGATGTTATGTTCAGTATTAACGGGGCTCTCTGATAATGGAGCAGGAAATCCTTTCTTCGTTCAATCTGAGCGTTCCCATCTTAAACAACATATTTACTTGTTAAAACTGCATGATTCAAAATTTGAAGCTAGATTTGAACATTTAATTGATATGTATAATGATGCTAATCTCGTTTTTGAGATGCATCTCAAATTAAAAGAACGACTTCCAAATGATATTGAAGCTATTCCAGATAGAGATGAACGAAACCATTGGCGCATAATGAAACAAGTAGATGAATGGTTTGATTTAAATTATGTTCCCGAAATATCTGGTGGCCGTGGGGGAGGGGAAGTTGTTTATCATACTGAAGGGAAATACTATGGGCAACCTAAGATTATTGATAAACAAGAAACCTTCGTTCGTGGTTTACGAAACACATTAAATGATATTTCTGCTCAACCTCTGCTCCGTCGTGTTTTATGTGGTTCATCGAATTTTGATTTTGAGAAGCATTTGGAATTTGGAGGTATCCTTTTAATCAATACAGCGAAAGGGGAACTTTCTGATCTATCTGATGTATTCGGTAAATTATGTTTATATGCCGTGCAGAATGCTGTTTTCCGTCGTAAGCCTAACGTATCTCCATACCATCCTGTTTTAGTTGATGAGTTTGCGGATTACATTTATAAAGCATTTAAAAGTTTTCCTGCTCAATCACGTAAATATAAAGCACCTTTAATTGTTATTGCACAAACAATTAGTCAATTAGCAATTGAACATGGCCCAAGATTCATGGATATCCTGTTAGGAACATTTCGTAACAAACTTGTTTATGGTGATGTTACTAATGAAGACGCTAAATTGTTTAGTAAGCTAATGGGTACGAAAACAATTTATGAGGCACGTGAAGGTGATCAAGAAATTGATATGGTAACAGCAGAAACGAAAACACAAAGTACACGTAGAACATCCTACTCTTATTCGAAAACAGAAGTACCCATTCTTTCTGAAAATGATATCTTAATTCAAAAAGCATTCCAGTGTGCTGCTAAAATTGTAAAAGATAATGCTCCTCAAGGAGGAATACAAGTAAATGCAAACTTTGTTCCTGCCACTGAGTTTAAAACAGCTAAAATTCAAGTTGATGCAGAAGCAGCTGTTTATTGGCTAAAAATTCGTGAAGAGTCATTAAATGTGGAAATTAAATATGAGGATTATGTCACAGATACAGATGTTGATATTGAAGAAACTGTAATTGAGGAATTGAGTACACCTAAAACAGTGCCTACTGCAATAGAAGGTTGGTTACAAACGTTAAATCCTGATACTTACGATTTTTATAATAATGAAGATGATACTGACAATGAAGATGAATTAACAAATACTCAACCTGTGCAAGATCACTCAAGAAACTCTGCACCTAAACTAGAAAAGGAGGACACTACAGTATCAATTCCTACTTCTAATACAACAGAACACGCAGAAATTAATGAAGTGATCAATGTTCAAAAAGAAAATGTATCAGATACAAGTAAACATAGAGAGCCTATAGAACTTAACAAAAAAGCACCAGTTATTACTGAAACTCCAATAGAAGTGTCAAGGACGAAGCATACACCACAATATAGAGAGCCTGCTTACACATCGACTGTAACTCACAATCAGCCGGAACAGGAAATTCAACGAACTGCAGAAATCAATGGTAAAAATACAACATCTAACTTAACAATGCAATGGCTACAACAAATGACTGCTACTGCTTCTCAAGATGATGAAAATACATTACCTTTAGATGAAATGGAAGGAGGTTCTCGTCTTCACAATCGTAAAGTAGCAGAAGTAACTCCAGAAAGTGCGGCAATTAAGGATAAACTCAGTCAATATATCGAAGGTGACATTGATAATGATTGA
- a CDS encoding SUKH-4 family immunity protein, which produces MTLEIAKLNLPIDSMHFLLNHQIKENEFECLNVEFHTYSNGFLLDVVEWTKQNDFSLSILDKEYTEKFLASLEKFKSYLVIGSNMDSGNLITIYQPTGEIYELEHEITERVERYFVNSSIEKMYCCFNYFKKYWVQLIEQEHYKNHDLINTFYELKNTLAEFDTNILINDDDYNRQFWNSLYQSNLNFLLEKSDEK; this is translated from the coding sequence ATGACATTGGAAATAGCCAAATTAAATTTGCCCATTGATAGTATGCATTTTTTACTTAATCATCAAATTAAAGAAAATGAATTCGAATGTCTCAATGTAGAATTTCACACCTATTCTAATGGTTTTCTTTTAGATGTAGTGGAATGGACAAAACAAAATGATTTTTCTTTATCGATATTGGATAAAGAATATACAGAAAAGTTTTTAGCGAGTTTAGAGAAGTTTAAATCATACCTTGTTATTGGAAGTAATATGGACTCAGGTAATCTAATTACTATCTACCAACCCACAGGAGAAATATATGAGCTAGAACATGAAATTACGGAAAGAGTAGAAAGATATTTTGTCAATTCTTCTATAGAGAAAATGTATTGCTGCTTCAATTATTTTAAAAAGTATTGGGTTCAACTAATAGAGCAGGAACACTACAAAAATCATGATCTAATAAACACTTTTTATGAATTAAAGAACACATTAGCGGAGTTTGATACTAACATATTAATAAATGATGATGACTACAATAGACAATTTTGGAATTCATTATATCAAAGTAATTTAAACTTCCTTTTGGAAAAGTCAGACGAGAAATAG
- a CDS encoding helix-turn-helix domain-containing protein: MEKVLALFSDALLLAAPIYEENKQLWAKWNKYYKEVQENHDKLVTSANMSPSFSTLVSWLGQKQEQGISLLNIYANLDKYKIEIQNVLDKIIEQEFGEKVEAVEPTQISIFEDSQVTEHIEDISDDYYPVTNDAMYYQLRDGIAKNHFEEDGAVAKPVLPLETKNSSGVAQLSSHKDEDLRLVNTNEAERWSILVDGVISNMDDLTADCLDTITIQWLNQAKSPDEFIDFSYENVLELCNMPKASANGVEYYRAEDKIKIAQRIAALASIFIYLNDDNEVVVLNDQAETGKQFEVKREVIKRLFVLDSVVLWRDKNTNEYMGIESCKIKPGSFLSGYLYGSNSTTALLSKKALEYNSYRHKFHKRLIRYLSWQWRIRQQYSTLKRPYSIGGEKGLLSVMGIKTTNGRPHRIREQLENVLIDLEKENVISHWAYAEELDETKIGERNWFKNYFEKLGIIILPPKELMNNIDSMVKKKTIDTQEKQEERYIADTVKQPTVGSEDMIREKIMNQHMNQNKTMREIADEIGLSPATLSRFCNNKMKRISKSVNEKLNKWYERQMIIESM; this comes from the coding sequence ATGGAGAAAGTATTAGCATTGTTCAGTGATGCCCTCCTACTTGCTGCTCCAATTTATGAAGAAAACAAGCAGTTATGGGCCAAATGGAATAAATACTATAAAGAAGTACAAGAGAATCACGATAAATTAGTAACATCAGCTAATATGTCCCCTTCCTTTTCAACACTTGTTTCTTGGTTAGGTCAGAAACAAGAGCAAGGAATATCGTTGTTGAACATTTATGCCAATCTGGATAAATATAAAATTGAGATTCAAAATGTACTAGATAAGATCATTGAACAAGAATTCGGAGAAAAAGTTGAAGCAGTTGAACCAACTCAAATTTCAATTTTTGAAGATAGTCAGGTAACAGAACATATAGAAGATATATCGGATGATTACTATCCTGTAACCAATGACGCAATGTATTATCAACTACGTGATGGAATAGCAAAAAATCATTTTGAGGAAGATGGAGCAGTAGCAAAACCGGTATTGCCATTAGAAACGAAAAATTCAAGTGGAGTTGCACAACTATCCTCACATAAGGATGAGGACTTGAGACTAGTTAACACAAACGAAGCAGAAAGATGGTCTATATTGGTTGATGGAGTAATTAGTAATATGGATGACCTTACAGCAGATTGTTTGGATACCATTACAATTCAGTGGTTAAATCAAGCTAAATCTCCAGACGAATTCATAGATTTTAGTTATGAAAACGTATTGGAATTGTGCAATATGCCAAAAGCATCTGCAAACGGTGTAGAGTATTATCGCGCAGAAGATAAGATAAAAATAGCACAACGTATAGCAGCTTTAGCCAGTATCTTTATTTATTTGAATGATGATAATGAAGTTGTAGTACTGAACGATCAAGCAGAAACTGGGAAACAATTCGAAGTAAAACGTGAAGTAATCAAAAGGCTATTCGTACTCGATTCTGTAGTGTTATGGAGAGATAAGAATACTAATGAATATATGGGAATAGAATCCTGTAAGATTAAACCAGGTAGTTTCTTATCAGGCTATTTGTATGGCTCTAATAGTACAACTGCTTTATTATCGAAAAAAGCACTAGAGTATAATAGCTATAGACATAAGTTTCATAAACGTTTAATACGTTATTTATCATGGCAGTGGAGAATCCGTCAGCAATACAGTACTTTAAAAAGACCATACTCCATTGGTGGAGAAAAAGGTTTACTATCTGTAATGGGTATCAAAACTACGAATGGACGTCCACATCGAATTCGAGAACAACTAGAAAATGTTTTAATTGACTTAGAAAAAGAAAATGTCATTTCACATTGGGCATATGCAGAAGAATTGGATGAAACAAAGATAGGAGAACGCAATTGGTTTAAGAATTACTTTGAAAAGTTGGGAATCATTATTTTACCTCCAAAAGAATTGATGAATAATATAGATAGTATGGTGAAGAAAAAGACAATAGATACACAAGAGAAGCAAGAGGAGCGTTATATTGCAGATACGGTAAAACAACCTACTGTAGGATCAGAGGATATGATTCGAGAGAAAATTATGAATCAGCATATGAATCAAAATAAAACAATGCGTGAGATAGCAGATGAAATAGGTCTATCCCCTGCTACGCTATCAAGATTCTGTAATAACAAAATGAAGCGTATTTCAAAAAGTGTTAATGAAAAACTAAACAAGTGGTATGAAAGACAAATGATTATAGAATCTATGTAA
- a CDS encoding conjugal transfer protein: MVKKKSQENAEKKKFTFFKKAKNKTTEILDMQQENSEALKEKKKRKTRGKVPAITGRKVGKVTFWCVMGFVFAGSSLSFIQLAGPPRAVAVQEKKEEPVKIKMSEAELIAYANSFAADYFNWKVDMNVAEARKKRLEKYLVEGSDEQGGLNRDTLKNASSTLVKSEAVEVRQKGNEAEVTLKIIQKLEPVNNPAPGTTQAPDTPKEPKEVTRYFSIPILMEKGKMVVPNNPTIVHGEREKAPYKVATFKSEGREINTDAEIKKVEQFLQSVFKVYTEGTPEEIAYYFEKSNITNGLKGIMTFSKLENLRIYEDKDKGYKVLVDAKLKDNDSSLEYTYTYDLNLVNKDNKFSISSLKKFENTLEKVEGK, encoded by the coding sequence ATGGTAAAAAAGAAGTCCCAGGAAAACGCCGAAAAAAAGAAATTTACATTCTTTAAAAAAGCAAAGAATAAAACAACTGAAATATTAGATATGCAACAAGAAAATTCAGAAGCGCTTAAAGAAAAGAAGAAACGTAAAACAAGGGGGAAAGTTCCAGCGATAACAGGAAGAAAAGTAGGTAAGGTTACATTTTGGTGTGTGATGGGATTTGTGTTTGCAGGAAGCTCCCTTTCATTTATCCAACTTGCTGGTCCTCCTAGAGCAGTAGCTGTTCAAGAAAAGAAGGAGGAACCCGTAAAAATTAAAATGTCAGAAGCAGAATTAATTGCATATGCGAATAGTTTTGCCGCTGATTATTTTAATTGGAAGGTTGATATGAATGTAGCTGAAGCGCGGAAAAAACGATTAGAAAAATATTTAGTTGAAGGATCCGATGAGCAAGGAGGATTAAATAGAGATACTTTAAAAAATGCTTCTAGTACTTTAGTTAAGTCGGAAGCAGTAGAAGTCCGTCAAAAAGGAAATGAAGCAGAAGTTACATTGAAAATCATTCAGAAGCTAGAACCTGTAAATAATCCTGCTCCTGGGACGACACAAGCTCCAGACACACCAAAAGAACCAAAAGAAGTTACAAGGTACTTCTCTATTCCAATTTTAATGGAGAAAGGGAAAATGGTAGTCCCTAACAATCCTACGATCGTTCATGGAGAGAGAGAAAAGGCCCCTTATAAAGTAGCCACTTTCAAATCAGAAGGACGAGAAATTAATACAGATGCAGAAATAAAAAAAGTAGAACAATTTTTACAATCTGTATTTAAAGTGTATACAGAAGGAACACCAGAAGAAATTGCTTACTACTTTGAAAAAAGTAATATAACAAATGGACTAAAAGGTATTATGACATTTAGCAAATTAGAAAACCTTCGTATTTATGAAGATAAAGATAAAGGTTATAAAGTCTTAGTTGATGCAAAATTAAAAGACAACGATAGCAGCTTAGAGTACACATACACATATGACTTAAATTTAGTAAATAAAGATAACAAGTTTTCAATTAGCTCTTTGAAAAAATTTGAAAATACGTTAGAGAAAGTGGAGGGTAAATAA
- a CDS encoding TcpE family conjugal transfer membrane protein, with product MTQKPTRKEVRTYNSIWDIPKSLYGIRDLTLPFPVPYRQLGFFVGSLLLILILDQFLPLGNNVFLKYLILPGGIAYFFGNVELDGKSPHKFLFRFFVFMFENKKISRYKDTTGNIGNYQYKTLIRFKDDSINNK from the coding sequence ATGACTCAAAAGCCGACTCGTAAAGAAGTTAGGACATACAACTCGATATGGGATATTCCTAAGAGCTTATACGGGATAAGGGACTTAACCCTCCCTTTCCCAGTTCCTTATAGACAGTTGGGCTTCTTTGTTGGATCTTTACTTTTAATTTTAATTCTAGATCAGTTTTTACCTTTAGGAAATAATGTGTTTTTAAAATATTTAATACTACCAGGTGGAATAGCATACTTCTTTGGCAATGTAGAATTGGATGGAAAAAGCCCACATAAATTTTTATTTCGATTTTTCGTGTTTATGTTCGAAAATAAGAAGATTAGCCGCTATAAAGATACAACTGGTAATATTGGAAACTATCAATATAAAACCTTAATACGATTCAAGGATGATTCAATCAATAATAAGTAA